One Streptomyces sp. NBC_00554 DNA segment encodes these proteins:
- the dtd gene encoding D-aminoacyl-tRNA deacylase — MRAVVQRVDGASVVVEGETVGEISGEGLCVLVGVTHEDTKEKAAQLARKLWSVRMLSEERSCSDIDAPLLVISQFTLYGDARKGRRPTWNAAAPGDIAEPLVDEVVAQLRSLGATVATGRFGAKMRVSLTNDGPFTVLVEI, encoded by the coding sequence ATGCGTGCGGTGGTGCAGAGAGTGGACGGCGCGAGCGTCGTCGTCGAAGGCGAGACGGTCGGCGAGATCAGCGGCGAGGGGCTGTGCGTCCTCGTCGGGGTCACCCACGAGGACACCAAGGAGAAGGCGGCCCAACTCGCCCGCAAACTCTGGTCGGTTCGCATGCTGAGCGAGGAGCGCTCCTGCTCGGACATCGACGCTCCGCTGCTGGTCATCAGCCAGTTCACCCTGTACGGCGACGCCCGCAAGGGCCGCCGCCCCACCTGGAACGCGGCCGCCCCCGGCGACATCGCGGAGCCCCTGGTCGACGAGGTCGTCGCCCAACTCCGTTCCCTGGGCGCGACGGTGGCGACGGGCCGCTTCGGCGCGAAGATGCGCGTCTCACTGACGAACGACGGCCCGTTCACGGTCCTCGTCGAGATCTAG
- a CDS encoding AmfC protein: protein MSTPSSGQPPGVVSLTRTSPRAGRTGRTAGMPARPPVQRIDSPLSPEDPLHDLALLRLPELRVLRRDAQRDEADLSYVRRLLQGRIDILRAELARRGGVRAPGAGQPRVVGSGELSVIERLSEILTDAPARHRSSARHVTVGTPHGEEYRRLASDMLSEVELSDLDARTDEELGAGMGRLVRYEQQVSRRRQQLQRTADDCSAEIARRYREGEAQVDDLLM from the coding sequence ATGAGCACACCGAGTAGTGGGCAGCCGCCCGGGGTCGTGTCACTGACCCGTACGAGCCCGCGGGCGGGACGGACAGGGCGGACGGCGGGGATGCCGGCCCGGCCGCCGGTCCAGCGCATCGACAGCCCTCTGTCCCCCGAAGACCCGCTGCACGACCTGGCCCTGCTGCGGCTGCCCGAGCTGCGCGTGCTGCGCCGGGATGCCCAGCGGGACGAGGCCGACCTCAGCTATGTGCGGCGGCTGCTCCAGGGGCGCATCGACATCCTGCGGGCCGAGCTGGCGCGCCGCGGGGGAGTGCGGGCGCCCGGTGCGGGGCAGCCGCGGGTCGTCGGTTCGGGGGAGCTGTCGGTCATCGAGCGGCTCTCGGAGATCCTCACGGACGCGCCCGCCCGGCACCGTTCCTCGGCCCGCCATGTGACGGTGGGCACACCGCACGGCGAGGAGTACCGGCGGCTGGCCTCGGACATGCTCTCCGAGGTGGAACTGTCGGACCTCGACGCCCGTACGGACGAAGAGCTCGGCGCGGGAATGGGACGGCTCGTACGGTACGAGCAGCAGGTCTCCCGGCGGCGCCAGCAGCTCCAGCGCACGGCGGACGACTGCAGCGCCGAGATCGCCCGCAGGTACCGTGAGGGCGAAGCGCAAGTCGATGACCTGCTCATGTGA
- a CDS encoding asparaginase gives MSAARPEVPVPSAIPLAPPVLAEVVRSGFVEGRHRGSLVLLAADGSVELALGDPAVPVFPRSSNKPMQAAGILRAGLDLAGERLALAAASHSGEIFHRDLVRKMLGEHGLTAAQLQCPPDLPLDRVEAETYLAAGAVRDRVTMNCSGKHTAMLAVCAQRGWPLDSYLDPGHPLQQQIHSVVEESARESVAAVGTDGCGAPLLAITLTGLARAFRSFVLAPPGSAERRVADAMRAHPEYVAGTRRPDTWLMREVPGALSKMGAEAVQAVALPDGRALAFKVEDGGGRALGPVLARALGLLGVDAPVVARIGREPLTGGGREVGEVRAAF, from the coding sequence ATGTCCGCCGCCCGCCCTGAAGTCCCTGTGCCGTCTGCCATACCCCTTGCACCTCCTGTCCTCGCCGAGGTCGTACGTTCCGGTTTCGTCGAGGGCCGCCACCGGGGCAGCCTGGTGCTGCTGGCCGCGGACGGGTCGGTCGAGCTGGCGCTCGGCGATCCGGCGGTGCCGGTGTTCCCGCGTTCGTCGAACAAGCCCATGCAGGCGGCGGGGATACTGCGCGCCGGGCTCGACCTCGCCGGAGAGCGCCTCGCCCTCGCCGCCGCCAGCCACTCCGGAGAGATCTTCCACCGCGACCTCGTACGGAAGATGCTGGGCGAGCACGGGCTGACCGCCGCGCAGCTCCAGTGCCCGCCGGACCTCCCGCTGGACCGGGTGGAGGCGGAGACCTACCTCGCCGCCGGCGCCGTACGCGACCGGGTCACCATGAACTGCTCGGGCAAGCACACCGCGATGCTGGCGGTGTGCGCGCAGCGGGGCTGGCCGCTCGACTCCTACCTGGACCCCGGGCACCCGCTCCAGCAGCAGATCCACTCCGTGGTCGAGGAGTCGGCCCGGGAGTCCGTAGCCGCGGTGGGTACGGACGGGTGCGGGGCGCCGCTTCTCGCGATCACCCTGACGGGCCTGGCCCGCGCCTTCCGCTCCTTCGTCCTCGCACCCCCCGGCTCCGCCGAACGCCGCGTCGCCGACGCCATGCGCGCCCACCCCGAGTACGTCGCCGGCACCCGCCGTCCCGACACCTGGCTGATGCGCGAGGTGCCGGGCGCCCTCTCCAAGATGGGCGCGGAGGCGGTCCAGGCGGTCGCCCTGCCGGACGGGCGGGCGCTCGCGTTCAAGGTCGAGGACGGTGGGGGACGGGCGCTGGGACCGGTGCTGGCGAGGGCGTTGGGGTTGCTGGGGGTGGACGCACCGGTGGTGGCGCGGATCGGGCGGGAGCCGTTGACGGGTGGGGGGAGGGAGGTGGGGGAGGTGCGGGCGGCGTTCTGA
- a CDS encoding GNAT family N-acetyltransferase encodes MTHRDAIDVRAITEAETPDWIRALNTGFLRSPAVTETEIADRSSYIIPERTLAAFDAGLPHSRLRSSGGTPIVATFRSFPQELTTVGGTPVPADAITNVTVTATHRRRGLLTRMMATDLAAAKERGDVVATLIAAEYPIYGRYGFGPATTAAAWTIEVPRTGLDPRWSGPADGARIDLVDGEDVRKIGPELHERLRRTQPGAVSRDERWWQTNTGVLILDRAPWTEPFYAVYRSAAGEVEGLVSYESDDKWHDKQPHDTADVNWLIAVTPAAERALWQYLCSIDWITKVKTGWRSPDDLLPHFLPDPRAARISTQADWLWVRILDVVQALEARTYGGTGTLVLEVTDRDGLSAGRYRLDAGPDGAACAPTTQDAELTLDVGELARLWLGDESAVRLAALGRVREERAGAASVADALLRTSRRPWCPDIF; translated from the coding sequence ATGACCCACCGCGACGCCATCGACGTACGAGCGATCACCGAAGCCGAGACACCGGACTGGATCCGCGCCCTGAACACCGGCTTCCTGCGCTCCCCCGCGGTGACGGAGACCGAGATCGCGGATCGGAGCTCGTACATCATCCCGGAGCGAACCCTCGCCGCGTTCGACGCAGGCCTCCCCCACTCTCGGCTTCGCTCGAGCGGGGGGACCCCCATCGTCGCGACCTTCAGATCGTTCCCGCAGGAGCTCACCACGGTGGGCGGAACCCCCGTCCCGGCGGACGCGATCACGAACGTCACCGTCACCGCCACACACCGCCGCCGAGGCCTCCTCACCCGCATGATGGCGACGGACCTCGCGGCGGCCAAGGAACGCGGCGACGTGGTGGCGACGCTCATCGCCGCCGAGTACCCGATCTACGGCCGGTACGGCTTCGGCCCCGCCACCACCGCCGCCGCGTGGACCATCGAGGTACCCAGGACAGGCCTCGACCCCCGCTGGTCGGGCCCGGCCGACGGCGCCCGTATCGACCTCGTCGACGGCGAGGACGTCCGCAAGATCGGCCCCGAACTGCACGAACGGCTCAGGCGCACCCAGCCGGGCGCGGTCAGCCGCGACGAGCGCTGGTGGCAGACCAACACCGGCGTGCTGATCCTGGACCGCGCACCGTGGACGGAGCCGTTCTACGCCGTGTACCGCTCGGCGGCCGGCGAGGTCGAGGGCCTCGTCTCGTACGAGTCGGACGACAAGTGGCACGACAAGCAGCCGCACGACACGGCGGACGTGAACTGGCTGATCGCGGTGACGCCGGCGGCGGAGCGCGCCCTGTGGCAGTACCTCTGCTCGATCGACTGGATCACCAAGGTCAAGACGGGCTGGCGGTCCCCCGACGACCTGCTGCCGCACTTCCTGCCCGACCCGCGCGCGGCCAGGATCTCCACGCAGGCGGACTGGCTGTGGGTGCGGATCCTGGATGTCGTACAGGCTCTGGAGGCACGTACGTACGGCGGTACGGGGACGCTGGTGCTGGAGGTGACCGACCGGGACGGGCTGTCCGCCGGGCGGTACCGGCTGGACGCCGGGCCGGACGGGGCGGCCTGCGCGCCGACCACGCAGGACGCCGAACTCACGCTGGACGTGGGCGAGTTGGCGCGGCTGTGGCTCGGGGACGAGTCGGCGGTACGGCTCGCTGCGCTGGGGCGGGTCCGGGAAGAACGAGCGGGCGCCGCCTCCGTGGCCGACGCCCTGCTGCGCACGTCCAGGCGACCGTGGTGCCCGGACATCTTCTGA
- a CDS encoding winged helix-turn-helix domain-containing protein: MVVDQELAAVNGRNRSPRPLTSHREVADELRSRIRSGQLRAGQRMPTQAKLADEFGVERGAVRQALRILQSERLLVNVSKGSPATVANDLGRALTGPEAPPQPTTVALGARITEAFSASHVEIDALCLTSISLTLAMSEPLRQIHAERIKPARIDVRVMLPSGDIPLAFPAPVEATAEGQPPDGRLQRNWLANRNAQGQVLRHNLLALRATHGIEVNVTFRALPFTPPVKLYLLNGSEALFAYYTLTKREEEIDHVHLEMYDVQGTQSMLFPFVQGAGLRDTTFVEQSHLWFNALWETISSELVLTN, encoded by the coding sequence TTGGTCGTGGACCAGGAACTCGCCGCCGTCAACGGGCGGAACAGGTCGCCACGGCCACTGACGTCGCACCGCGAGGTGGCCGACGAGCTGCGCAGCCGGATCAGGTCCGGTCAGCTGCGGGCCGGACAGCGCATGCCCACGCAGGCCAAGCTGGCGGACGAGTTCGGCGTCGAGCGCGGGGCCGTACGGCAGGCGCTGCGCATCCTGCAGTCGGAGCGTCTGCTCGTCAATGTGTCCAAGGGGAGCCCGGCGACCGTGGCGAACGACCTGGGAAGGGCCCTGACCGGTCCCGAAGCTCCACCGCAGCCCACCACGGTGGCGCTCGGCGCGCGGATAACGGAGGCCTTCTCGGCCTCTCATGTGGAGATCGACGCGCTGTGCCTGACGTCGATCTCACTCACCCTCGCCATGAGCGAACCGCTGCGTCAGATCCACGCCGAGCGAATAAAACCAGCCAGGATCGATGTCCGCGTGATGCTCCCCAGCGGTGACATCCCGCTTGCCTTCCCGGCTCCGGTGGAGGCGACGGCCGAGGGCCAGCCCCCCGACGGCCGGCTCCAGCGCAACTGGCTGGCCAACCGCAACGCCCAGGGGCAGGTGCTGCGCCACAACCTGCTCGCGCTGCGCGCCACGCACGGCATCGAGGTCAACGTCACCTTCCGCGCGCTTCCCTTCACGCCGCCCGTGAAGCTGTACCTGCTCAACGGGTCCGAGGCGCTCTTCGCGTACTACACCCTCACCAAGCGCGAGGAGGAGATCGATCACGTGCACCTGGAGATGTACGACGTCCAGGGCACCCAGTCCATGCTCTTCCCCTTCGTACAGGGGGCCGGGCTGCGGGACACGACCTTCGTCGAGCAGTCCCACCTGTGGTTCAACGCACTGTGGGAGACCATCAGTTCCGAGCTGGTGCTCACGAACTGA